GAAGCAAGCTCTGACCAAGGCATGGGCAAACTAGACCGCACAGGATTTGAACCCGCGCTGCGCGATGTCGCTGGCAAGTGGATCAACGGCCCGATGACCGTCGTCGCCTGCGGCATGGTTGGTGCACGTCAAGGCTGGGCCGAGGCGAAGTATGACCGCGTGCCGTGCCCTGCGGCAACGACAGGTTTCACCAAAGTTCCGACCGACGATCCCGATCTGTCGGTCCACATCATCCCAGGCATTTCACAGGACAGCCCCGCTGACGTGATGCGCGGCGAAGAAACCCAGATCGCGGGCTTCCTGTCCCGCAATCCGAATTGGGATGGCATCATCTGCCTGCCCGGCAGCCACACCAAATGGGTTCATGTCAGCGCCGACGAAATCGTCAGTTTTCAAACATATATGACGGGCGAATTGTTTGCGGCTATCTCTGGTCACACCGTGCTGAAGCATTCGGTGGATAGTATCGGCTGGGACGATAGCGTGTTTGAAACAGCCGTTTCCGAAACGATGTCACGCCCAGAAAAGCTGGCCGCGAACCTGTTTTCGCTGCGCGCCGACGGCCTGCTGCATAACATGACAAACGAAGCGGCGCGTAGTCGCCTGTCCGGCCTGTTGATCGGTGCTGAACTTGCTGGCGCGCGCCCTTATTGGTTAGGTCAACAGATCGCCGTGATTGGCGCTGGTGACATTGCTAGCCTTTACGTCAAAGCCCTTGGTCTGCAAGGCGCGCCCGCTACCCAAGTGCAAGGTGACAGCGTCACTCTTGCTGGTCTCATCGCGGCCTACCGCCGCTTGAAAGGTTAATTCTATGTCCCACCTTCCCCTGATCGCGATCTTGCGCGGTGTTACAACTGAAGAAGCCCCGGCCATGGCCACAGCCTTGGTCGACGCAGGCATCACCCAGATCGAAGTTCCGCTGAATTCACCGACGCCGTTCGACAGCATCACCGCCATGAAAAACGCCGTTGGTGAC
The Rhodobacteraceae bacterium S2214 genome window above contains:
- a CDS encoding 2-dehydro-3-deoxygalactonokinase; translated protein: MTDTITPDWIAADWGTSNLRVWAMSASGDILAEASSDQGMGKLDRTGFEPALRDVAGKWINGPMTVVACGMVGARQGWAEAKYDRVPCPAATTGFTKVPTDDPDLSVHIIPGISQDSPADVMRGEETQIAGFLSRNPNWDGIICLPGSHTKWVHVSADEIVSFQTYMTGELFAAISGHTVLKHSVDSIGWDDSVFETAVSETMSRPEKLAANLFSLRADGLLHNMTNEAARSRLSGLLIGAELAGARPYWLGQQIAVIGAGDIASLYVKALGLQGAPATQVQGDSVTLAGLIAAYRRLKG